In one window of Leifsonia sp. NPDC080035 DNA:
- the tsf gene encoding translation elongation factor Ts has product MANISIADIKALREQLGTGMVDTKKALEEAGGDIEKATEILRLKGAKGNAKRADRSTSEGLVAAKENGNGTATMIELACETDFVAKGEKFIALADKVLDATAAAGASTVEEALAAPAGSQTVAELIGDEAAILGEKVELRRIAVVNGEHFAIYLHKTSKDLPPQVGVVVGYAGDDAETARSIAQHISFANPTYLTREDVPADEVENERRIVEEISRNEGKPEAALPKIIEGRLGAYFKQVALLEQEYARDNKQTISQVVKDAGLTVSGFARFKVGA; this is encoded by the coding sequence ATGGCAAACATCAGCATCGCTGACATCAAGGCCCTGCGCGAGCAGCTCGGCACGGGCATGGTCGACACCAAGAAGGCGCTCGAGGAGGCCGGTGGCGACATCGAGAAGGCCACCGAGATCCTGCGCCTGAAGGGTGCGAAGGGCAACGCGAAGCGCGCCGACCGCTCCACCAGCGAGGGCCTCGTCGCCGCCAAGGAGAACGGCAACGGCACCGCCACCATGATCGAGCTCGCGTGCGAGACCGACTTCGTGGCCAAGGGCGAGAAGTTCATCGCCCTCGCCGACAAGGTGCTCGACGCGACCGCTGCCGCCGGTGCGAGCACGGTCGAGGAGGCGCTGGCCGCCCCCGCCGGATCGCAGACCGTCGCCGAGCTCATCGGTGACGAGGCCGCGATCCTCGGCGAGAAGGTCGAGCTGCGTCGCATCGCCGTCGTGAACGGCGAGCACTTCGCGATCTACCTGCACAAGACCTCCAAGGACCTGCCCCCGCAGGTCGGTGTCGTCGTGGGCTACGCCGGCGACGACGCGGAGACCGCCCGCAGCATCGCGCAGCACATCTCCTTCGCGAACCCGACCTACCTCACCCGTGAGGACGTCCCGGCCGACGAGGTCGAGAACGAGCGTCGCATCGTCGAGGAGATCTCGCGCAACGAGGGCAAGCCGGAGGCCGCGCTCCCGAAGATCATCGAGGGTCGCCTCGGCGCCTACTTCAAGCAGGTCGCCCTGCTCGAGCAGGAGTACGCCCGCGACAACAAGCAGACGATCAGCCAGGTGGTCAAGGACGCGGGCCTCACCGTGTCCGGCTTCGCCCGGTTCAAGGTCGGCGCCTGA
- a CDS encoding DivIVA domain-containing protein, which yields MSTFPRSPKSTLGYDVDEVDEFLKSARTAYDDDGASATTITAADIRRTAFSMAKGGYSTQHVDAALERLEDAFAARESEAARQAKGDAAWYEEARTTAQAILDRLERPAGQRFQRVSLLTLGYNRQDVDRFAGRLVRYFQDGRPMSVEEVRTVTFREQRGGYREAQVDLLLDSVTDVMLAVR from the coding sequence GTGAGCACCTTCCCGCGGAGCCCCAAGTCCACGCTCGGTTACGACGTCGACGAGGTGGACGAGTTCCTGAAGTCAGCGCGTACGGCCTACGACGACGACGGCGCGTCCGCGACGACGATCACGGCGGCGGACATCCGGCGCACCGCCTTCTCGATGGCGAAGGGCGGCTACTCCACGCAGCACGTCGACGCCGCGCTGGAGCGCCTCGAGGACGCCTTCGCCGCCCGTGAGAGCGAGGCGGCGCGCCAGGCGAAGGGGGACGCCGCCTGGTACGAGGAGGCGCGCACGACGGCGCAGGCGATCCTCGACCGGCTCGAGCGGCCCGCGGGCCAGCGGTTCCAGCGCGTCAGCCTGCTCACCCTCGGTTACAACCGCCAGGACGTCGACCGGTTCGCCGGACGTCTCGTGCGCTACTTCCAGGACGGCCGTCCGATGAGCGTCGAGGAGGTGCGCACGGTCACCTTCCGCGAGCAGCGCGGAGGCTACCGGGAGGCGCAGGTCGACCTGCTGCTGGACAGTGTGACGGACGTGATGCTCGCGGTCCGATGA
- a CDS encoding sugar porter family MFS transporter: MSEQRSNTSDTDDEHVPQPTAAMRRKVVGLAVSAAVGGFLFGFDSSVINGAVDSIQHHFALNAFVTGFIVAIALLGCAVGAFIAGRLADRWGRLKVMLLGAVMFLVSSIGAGLAFSVWDLGLWRVIGGLGIGIASVVAPAYIAEIAPKQRRGGLASLQQLAITIGIFVALLSDALLAGAAGAAANQLWLGLEAWRWMFLVGVIPSVIYGILALTLPESPRYLLANGRHDEARAIFSTLVPEEDVDRQVRDIERAIEEDKEGAKATLRGNRFGLKPIVWIGIILSIFQQFVGINVIFYYSTTLWRAVGFTESNSLLITVITSVTNVVVTIVAILLVDRVGRRPILLTGSVGMAISLGAMALAFAFATKHDGAVSLPNPWGPIALIAANVFVVCFGASWGPLVWVLLGEIFPTKIRAAALGVAASAQWIANFLVTVSFPPMSDFSLPFTYGMYAVFAALSFFFVFFKVPETNGMALEHAETLFANAGRSRGVQVRSTGDSATPGT, from the coding sequence ATGTCTGAACAACGCAGCAACACTTCCGACACCGATGACGAGCACGTCCCGCAGCCCACGGCCGCGATGAGGCGCAAGGTCGTCGGGCTCGCGGTCTCCGCGGCGGTCGGCGGCTTCCTGTTCGGGTTCGACTCCTCGGTCATCAACGGGGCCGTCGACTCGATCCAGCACCACTTCGCGCTGAACGCGTTCGTGACCGGCTTCATCGTGGCGATCGCGCTGCTCGGCTGCGCCGTCGGCGCATTCATCGCCGGCCGTCTCGCCGACCGCTGGGGCCGCCTGAAGGTGATGCTGCTCGGTGCGGTCATGTTCCTGGTCAGCTCGATCGGGGCCGGACTCGCGTTCTCGGTGTGGGACCTGGGCCTCTGGCGCGTGATCGGCGGCCTCGGCATCGGCATCGCCTCGGTCGTGGCGCCCGCCTACATCGCGGAGATCGCCCCGAAGCAGCGTCGCGGCGGACTGGCATCCCTGCAGCAGCTCGCCATCACGATCGGTATCTTCGTCGCCCTGCTCTCCGACGCGCTGCTCGCCGGCGCCGCCGGTGCCGCGGCCAACCAGCTGTGGCTCGGCCTCGAGGCCTGGCGCTGGATGTTCCTGGTCGGCGTCATCCCGTCCGTCATCTACGGCATCCTCGCGCTCACCCTGCCCGAGTCGCCGCGCTACCTGCTGGCCAACGGACGGCACGACGAGGCCCGCGCCATCTTCTCGACCCTCGTCCCGGAGGAAGACGTCGACCGCCAGGTGCGCGACATCGAGCGCGCCATCGAGGAGGACAAGGAGGGCGCGAAGGCCACACTGCGCGGCAACCGCTTCGGACTCAAGCCGATCGTCTGGATCGGCATCATCCTCTCCATCTTCCAGCAGTTCGTCGGCATCAACGTGATCTTCTACTACTCGACGACGCTGTGGAGAGCCGTCGGCTTCACCGAGAGCAACTCGCTGCTCATCACCGTGATCACCTCGGTGACCAACGTGGTCGTGACGATCGTCGCCATCCTGCTCGTGGACCGGGTCGGCCGGCGTCCCATCCTGCTGACCGGATCCGTCGGCATGGCGATCTCGCTCGGAGCGATGGCACTCGCGTTCGCATTCGCCACGAAGCACGACGGCGCCGTCTCCCTCCCGAACCCGTGGGGCCCGATCGCGCTCATCGCGGCCAACGTCTTCGTCGTCTGCTTCGGCGCGTCCTGGGGCCCGCTGGTCTGGGTGCTGCTCGGCGAGATCTTCCCGACCAAGATCCGCGCAGCCGCTCTCGGTGTCGCCGCGTCCGCACAGTGGATCGCCAACTTCCTCGTGACGGTGTCGTTCCCGCCCATGAGCGACTTCTCTCTTCCGTTCACGTACGGGATGTACGCCGTGTTCGCCGCGCTGTCGTTCTTCTTCGTCTTCTTCAAGGTCCCCGAGACCAACGGGATGGCGCTCGAGCACGCCGAGACGCTGTTCGCCAACGCGGGCCGCAGCCGCGGCGTGCAGGTGCGTTCCACCGGCGACTCGGCGACCCCCGGTACCTGA
- a CDS encoding phosphatidate cytidylyltransferase — protein MGSHSRAEIRAQVQATRADFERQVLARKAQLDATNEKIEARTGRNLILAILIGVGVGVLVVLSLIFVKELFLLLGAGLAGFAAFELTQAFRAAARRVPRIPTVVAAVAVVPATFFFHAGGQLISLSAGVVLVVVWRLVEELAQPARRRGPSALGRDLTWGVLVQMYVSLLASFAILLLAEDGGEWWVLGFVIVVIAVDTGAYASGLSWGKHPMAPTISPKKTWEGFGGAAVAAIVAGVLISVFMIGMPWWFGIVFGVVTLLTATAGDLAESLIKRDLGIKDMSSWLPGHGGFLDRLDSILPSAAATYVLFLIFS, from the coding sequence GTGGGATCCCACTCGCGCGCGGAGATCCGCGCGCAGGTGCAGGCGACGAGAGCGGACTTCGAGCGCCAGGTGCTCGCCCGCAAAGCGCAGCTCGATGCGACGAACGAGAAGATCGAGGCCCGGACCGGGCGCAACCTCATCCTGGCGATCCTGATCGGCGTCGGCGTCGGCGTGCTCGTCGTGCTCAGCCTGATCTTCGTCAAGGAGCTCTTCCTGCTTCTGGGGGCGGGGCTGGCCGGCTTCGCGGCGTTCGAGCTCACCCAGGCCTTCCGGGCCGCAGCACGACGCGTGCCGCGCATCCCGACGGTCGTCGCGGCCGTCGCCGTCGTGCCGGCGACGTTCTTCTTCCACGCCGGCGGGCAGCTGATCTCGCTGTCGGCGGGCGTCGTGCTCGTCGTGGTCTGGCGCCTCGTCGAGGAGCTCGCGCAGCCTGCCCGCAGACGCGGCCCGTCCGCGCTCGGCAGGGACCTCACGTGGGGCGTCCTCGTGCAGATGTACGTCTCGCTGCTCGCCAGCTTCGCGATCCTGCTGCTGGCGGAGGACGGCGGGGAGTGGTGGGTGCTCGGCTTCGTCATCGTCGTCATCGCCGTCGACACCGGCGCGTACGCCAGCGGCCTGTCCTGGGGCAAGCATCCGATGGCGCCCACCATCAGCCCCAAGAAGACCTGGGAGGGCTTCGGCGGCGCCGCGGTGGCCGCGATCGTCGCGGGTGTGCTGATCTCCGTGTTCATGATCGGGATGCCGTGGTGGTTCGGGATCGTGTTCGGTGTCGTCACCCTGCTGACGGCCACCGCGGGCGACCTGGCGGAGTCGCTCATCAAGCGGGATCTCGGCATCAAGGACATGAGCTCGTGGCTGCCCGGCCATGGTGGCTTCCTCGACCGGCTCGACTCCATCCTCCCCTCGGCGGCGGCCACCTACGTGCTGTTCCTCATCTTCTCCTGA
- the dprA gene encoding DNA-processing protein DprA — protein MRESDHLLGCTFSVAERLLRPLVTPSTDLGDERAIRGLLASVAVSALIEPGDMDAGLLVEVLGVELAATFLMDDGDGDRLLALLRERSAGAELPTAERLDAALARWRSRREQSNPERVLERAAHLHATLVPPGDPLWPRGLDDLQRGCPLLLWVRGDTRRLTTLDRSIAMVGARAATGYGTHVAMESAAALSDRGFAVVSGGAYGIDAAAHRAAVASGQVTVAFLAGGVDRLYPSGNATLLHRVIETGLVVSELPPGSAPTRWRFLMRNRLIAAAAQATVVIEAGSRSGSLNTAGHAAQLGRPLGAVPGPVTSPASAGCHRLIREYDAVCVTTPDEMAELCEPIGQGADADIDGEVLRSDDVLGALRIRSGRTLRELMAATGLNASSVQSELGRLEALGRVRESGDGWHRLVE, from the coding sequence ATGCGGGAAAGTGATCACCTGCTCGGGTGCACCTTCTCCGTCGCAGAGCGGCTGCTCCGGCCCCTGGTCACGCCGTCCACCGATCTCGGGGATGAGCGGGCGATCAGAGGACTGCTCGCGTCGGTGGCGGTGTCCGCGCTCATCGAGCCGGGGGATATGGACGCCGGTCTGCTGGTCGAGGTCCTGGGTGTCGAGCTCGCCGCGACCTTCCTGATGGACGACGGCGACGGCGACCGCCTGCTCGCCCTCCTGCGGGAACGCTCGGCCGGCGCGGAACTCCCGACCGCGGAACGGCTCGATGCGGCGCTGGCGCGCTGGCGGAGCCGCAGAGAGCAGTCGAATCCCGAACGCGTGCTCGAGCGGGCTGCACATCTGCACGCGACGCTCGTCCCGCCGGGTGATCCTCTCTGGCCGCGCGGGCTGGATGACCTCCAGCGCGGGTGCCCGCTCCTCCTCTGGGTGCGTGGCGACACCCGCCGCCTGACGACGCTCGATCGGTCGATCGCCATGGTCGGTGCCCGCGCCGCCACCGGGTATGGAACGCATGTCGCGATGGAGTCGGCCGCCGCGCTCAGCGATCGCGGGTTCGCCGTCGTCTCCGGCGGCGCGTACGGCATCGATGCCGCGGCGCACCGTGCGGCGGTCGCGAGTGGACAGGTGACCGTCGCATTCCTCGCCGGTGGCGTCGACCGCCTCTACCCGTCCGGCAACGCGACCCTGCTGCACCGGGTCATCGAGACCGGACTGGTCGTCAGCGAGCTGCCTCCCGGTTCCGCGCCGACGCGGTGGCGCTTCCTGATGCGCAACCGGCTGATCGCGGCGGCCGCCCAGGCGACGGTCGTGATCGAGGCCGGGAGCCGATCGGGCAGCCTGAACACCGCCGGCCACGCCGCGCAGCTGGGCAGACCGCTCGGGGCCGTGCCAGGACCGGTGACGTCTCCGGCGTCCGCCGGGTGTCATCGGCTGATCCGCGAATACGATGCGGTCTGCGTGACGACTCCAGACGAGATGGCCGAGCTGTGCGAGCCCATCGGGCAGGGGGCGGATGCCGATATCGACGGAGAGGTGTTGCGTTCGGACGACGTGCTCGGCGCGCTCCGGATCCGGTCGGGGCGCACCCTCCGCGAGCTGATGGCCGCGACAGGGCTGAACGCCTCGAGCGTCCAGTCCGAACTCGGGCGGCTGGAGGCGCTGGGGCGGGTACGGGAGTCCGGCGACGGCTGGCACCGGCTGGTGGAATGA
- the pyrH gene encoding UMP kinase translates to MSAVKQRSSNPRRRVLLKLSGEAFGAGQLGVNPDVVSSIAREIAQAAEDVEIAIVVGGGNFFRGAELSQRGMDRGRADYMGMLGTVMNSLALQDFLEQAGAETRVQSAIAMTQVAEPYIPRRAERHLEKGRVVIFGAGAGLPYFSTDTVAAQRALEISADVVLVAKNGVDGMYDDDPRTNPDARKIDHISHQDALKQNLKAVDSTALSLCMDNGMPMRIFGIEPAGNVTAALLGAEIGTLLG, encoded by the coding sequence ATGTCGGCAGTCAAGCAGCGTTCATCAAACCCCCGCCGCAGGGTCCTTCTGAAACTCTCCGGCGAGGCGTTCGGGGCCGGCCAACTCGGGGTGAATCCCGACGTCGTCAGCAGCATCGCCCGTGAGATCGCCCAGGCGGCGGAGGACGTCGAGATCGCGATCGTCGTCGGCGGTGGCAACTTCTTCCGCGGGGCCGAGCTCTCGCAGCGCGGCATGGACCGCGGCCGGGCGGACTACATGGGGATGCTCGGCACCGTCATGAACTCGCTCGCGCTGCAGGACTTCCTGGAGCAGGCGGGCGCGGAGACGCGCGTGCAGTCCGCCATCGCCATGACCCAGGTCGCTGAGCCGTACATCCCGCGCCGTGCGGAGCGGCACCTGGAGAAGGGCCGCGTCGTCATCTTCGGCGCCGGCGCGGGACTCCCGTACTTCTCGACGGACACGGTCGCGGCGCAGCGCGCGCTGGAGATCAGCGCGGACGTCGTGCTGGTCGCCAAGAACGGCGTCGACGGGATGTACGACGACGACCCGCGCACCAACCCCGACGCCCGCAAGATCGACCACATCAGCCACCAGGACGCGCTCAAGCAGAACCTCAAGGCGGTCGACTCCACGGCGCTCAGCCTGTGCATGGACAACGGCATGCCGATGCGCATCTTCGGCATCGAGCCGGCGGGCAACGTGACCGCGGCGCTGCTCGGCGCCGAGATCGGCACCCTGCTCGGCTGA
- a CDS encoding DUF2469 family protein, with translation MDEDEFDDYDREVELALYREYRDVVSQFKYVIETERRFYLANEVEFVRRDTEHDFYFELTMNDVWVWDVYRADRFVKSVRVLTFKDVNIEELSSKEFELPKELALDE, from the coding sequence ATGGATGAGGACGAGTTCGACGACTACGACCGCGAGGTCGAGCTGGCTTTGTACCGTGAATACCGGGACGTCGTCTCGCAGTTCAAGTACGTGATCGAGACGGAGCGCCGTTTCTACCTCGCGAACGAGGTGGAGTTCGTGCGTCGCGACACGGAGCACGACTTCTACTTCGAGCTGACGATGAACGACGTGTGGGTGTGGGACGTGTACCGCGCCGACCGTTTCGTGAAGTCGGTCCGGGTGCTCACGTTCAAGGACGTGAACATCGAGGAGCTCTCGAGCAAGGAGTTCGAGCTCCCGAAGGAGCTCGCGCTCGACGAGTAG
- a CDS encoding YifB family Mg chelatase-like AAA ATPase: MALARTFAVALTGVRGDVVEVEADIAAGLPAFVLIGLPDAALGESRKRVTAAAVNAGLPIAQRKLTVNLSPASLRKQGSAFDLAIAIAALAASGDVPAASVARAVHLGELGLDGRLRPVPGVLPAVLAARSAGFRRVFVPTANAGEAELVDDIEILALPSLRAAAIAHGAALDPVEVEPVVGEADEAGETPADPDLSDVAGNEEAVDALVAAAAGGHHLAMVGPPGAGKTMLARRLPSLLPDLSAEQALETTSIRSLAGLGVSGGLLRRPPFEAPHHTASAAALVGGGSGRIVPGAIVRATNGVLFLDEAAEFPPSVLDALRQPLESGTISIHRASGAATFPARFQLVLASNPCPCGRYGSADEECTCSPIARRRYLARMSGPLMDRVDVRIAVRRLGLGALRAGRDGGPPGPSSAVVRERVLVARAAAAERLNATPWRRNVDVDGTWLRAGPRRLGPASLATLDRALERGGITMRGYDRTLRVAWTLADLDGAQTPTADHVGRALFLRRGMGL; encoded by the coding sequence ATGGCGCTCGCGAGGACGTTCGCCGTCGCGCTCACCGGCGTCCGCGGCGACGTCGTCGAGGTGGAGGCCGACATCGCGGCCGGCCTTCCGGCATTCGTGCTGATCGGGCTGCCGGATGCGGCCCTCGGGGAGTCGAGAAAGCGCGTGACCGCGGCGGCGGTCAACGCCGGGCTGCCGATCGCCCAGCGCAAGCTGACGGTCAACCTGTCGCCGGCGTCGCTGCGGAAACAGGGCTCGGCCTTCGACCTCGCCATCGCGATCGCGGCCCTGGCCGCCTCCGGCGATGTGCCGGCCGCGTCGGTGGCGCGGGCGGTGCACCTGGGCGAGCTTGGTCTGGACGGTCGGCTGCGCCCGGTGCCCGGTGTCCTGCCGGCGGTGCTGGCCGCACGCAGTGCGGGGTTCCGGCGGGTCTTCGTGCCGACGGCCAACGCCGGGGAGGCCGAGCTCGTCGACGACATCGAGATCCTCGCCCTGCCCAGCCTGCGCGCGGCGGCGATTGCGCACGGCGCCGCCCTCGACCCGGTGGAGGTGGAGCCGGTGGTGGGGGAGGCGGACGAGGCGGGCGAGACACCGGCCGACCCCGACCTCTCCGACGTCGCGGGAAACGAGGAGGCCGTGGACGCCCTCGTCGCCGCGGCGGCGGGCGGCCATCACTTGGCGATGGTCGGGCCGCCGGGTGCGGGCAAGACGATGCTCGCACGCCGGCTGCCGTCGCTGTTGCCGGACCTCAGCGCCGAGCAGGCCCTCGAGACGACGTCGATCCGGTCGCTCGCGGGTCTCGGCGTGAGCGGCGGCCTGCTGCGGCGTCCGCCCTTCGAGGCGCCCCACCACACGGCATCGGCGGCGGCACTCGTCGGCGGAGGCAGCGGCCGCATCGTCCCCGGCGCGATCGTGCGGGCGACCAACGGCGTGCTGTTCCTCGACGAGGCGGCCGAGTTCCCCCCGAGCGTGCTGGACGCGCTCCGTCAGCCGCTGGAGTCCGGCACGATCAGCATCCACCGCGCGAGCGGCGCAGCGACGTTCCCAGCGCGGTTCCAGCTCGTGCTCGCCTCCAACCCGTGCCCGTGCGGCCGGTACGGTTCGGCGGACGAGGAGTGCACGTGCTCGCCGATCGCCCGCCGTCGCTACCTGGCCCGCATGTCGGGGCCGTTGATGGACCGCGTCGACGTGCGGATCGCCGTTCGCAGGCTCGGGCTCGGAGCACTGCGGGCGGGTAGGGACGGCGGACCTCCCGGTCCGTCGAGCGCGGTCGTGCGTGAACGCGTGCTCGTGGCGAGAGCGGCCGCCGCGGAGCGTCTGAACGCCACGCCGTGGCGGCGGAACGTGGATGTGGACGGCACCTGGCTGCGCGCAGGACCGCGTCGGCTGGGACCCGCGTCCCTCGCCACCCTGGACAGGGCACTCGAGCGCGGCGGTATCACCATGCGCGGCTACGACCGCACCCTCCGCGTCGCCTGGACGCTCGCCGACCTGGATGGCGCGCAGACCCCGACTGCCGACCACGTCGGTCGTGCGCTCTTCCTGCGGCGGGGGATGGGACTGTGA
- the frr gene encoding ribosome recycling factor, producing MIADVISDARARMTKTVDAARDDFGTVSAGRANPALFQKVLVDYYGSPTPLAQLAGLQNPEARVLLVTPYDKSALKEIEKAIVNMPSLSANVGNDGEIVRVTLPELTEDRRKEFVKIVRGKGEDAKVAIRNIRRKAKDDLDALKGEVGDDEVARAEKELESLTRTHVDAIDEALKRKEAELLEV from the coding sequence GTGATCGCGGATGTGATTTCCGACGCTCGAGCGCGTATGACCAAGACCGTCGACGCGGCGAGGGACGACTTCGGCACCGTGAGCGCGGGCCGCGCCAATCCCGCACTCTTCCAGAAGGTGCTCGTCGACTACTACGGCTCGCCGACGCCGCTGGCCCAGCTGGCCGGCCTGCAGAACCCGGAGGCGCGCGTCCTGCTCGTCACGCCGTACGACAAGTCGGCGCTCAAGGAGATCGAGAAGGCGATCGTCAACATGCCGAGCCTCTCGGCGAACGTCGGCAACGACGGGGAGATCGTGCGCGTCACGCTGCCAGAGCTCACCGAGGACCGCCGCAAGGAGTTCGTCAAGATCGTCCGCGGCAAGGGCGAGGACGCGAAGGTCGCCATCCGCAACATCCGCCGCAAGGCCAAGGACGACCTGGACGCGCTGAAGGGGGAGGTCGGGGACGACGAGGTGGCGCGCGCCGAGAAGGAGCTCGAGTCGCTCACGCGCACGCACGTCGACGCCATCGACGAGGCTCTCAAGCGCAAGGAAGCCGAACTCCTCGAGGTCTAG
- the rpsB gene encoding 30S ribosomal protein S2 gives MAVVTMRQLLDSGVHFGHQTRRWNPKMKRFILTERSGSYIIDLQQSLAYIDKTYEFVRETVAHGGTILFVGTKKQAQQAIAEQATRVGQPYVNQRWLGGLLTNFQTVSKRLARMKELEELDFEGTTSGFTKKELLIKKRELDKLHKSLGGIRNLSKTPSAIWVVDTKKEHLAIDEAKKLGIPVIAILDTNCDPDEVQYPIPGNDDAIRSVSLLTRIVADAAADGLIQRHQKPEEGSEQAEPLAEWEQELLAQPTEEVQSSAETEKAADADLAEAKADSAEVVAEGESDADAAEGESDAEAK, from the coding sequence ATGGCCGTCGTCACCATGCGCCAGCTGCTCGACAGCGGCGTCCACTTCGGACACCAGACCCGCCGCTGGAACCCGAAGATGAAGCGCTTCATCCTCACCGAGCGCTCGGGCAGCTACATCATCGACCTGCAGCAGTCGCTCGCCTACATCGACAAGACGTACGAGTTCGTCCGCGAGACGGTCGCCCACGGCGGCACCATCCTCTTCGTCGGCACGAAGAAGCAGGCCCAGCAGGCGATCGCCGAGCAGGCGACCCGCGTCGGCCAGCCCTACGTCAACCAGCGCTGGCTCGGTGGTCTGCTGACCAACTTCCAGACCGTCTCCAAGCGCCTCGCCCGCATGAAGGAGCTCGAGGAGCTCGACTTCGAGGGCACCACCAGCGGCTTCACCAAGAAGGAGCTGCTGATCAAGAAGCGCGAGCTCGACAAGCTGCACAAGTCGCTCGGCGGCATCCGCAACCTGTCGAAGACCCCGAGCGCCATCTGGGTGGTCGACACCAAGAAGGAGCACCTCGCGATCGACGAGGCGAAGAAGCTCGGCATCCCCGTGATCGCCATCCTCGACACCAACTGCGACCCCGACGAGGTGCAGTACCCGATCCCGGGCAACGACGACGCGATCCGCTCCGTCTCGCTGCTGACCCGCATCGTCGCCGACGCCGCGGCCGACGGGCTCATCCAGCGCCACCAGAAGCCCGAGGAGGGTTCCGAGCAGGCCGAGCCGCTCGCCGAGTGGGAGCAGGAGCTGCTCGCGCAGCCGACCGAAGAGGTCCAGTCCAGCGCCGAGACCGAGAAGGCGGCCGACGCCGACCTCGCCGAGGCCAAGGCGGACTCCGCCGAGGTCGTCGCCGAGGGCGAGTCCGACGCGGACGCCGCCGAGGGCGAGTCCGACGCCGAGGCCAAGTAA
- a CDS encoding YraN family protein produces the protein MASKDELGRRGEIVAAKWLEARGFVLLGKNWRCAAGEIDLILRTGSTTVFAEVKTRSSLAYGHPFEAITREKRLRLRRLAAEWCHANGPVPGEVRIDAVAVLDAWSAAPTVEHLRGVA, from the coding sequence ATGGCATCCAAAGACGAACTGGGCAGGCGCGGCGAGATCGTGGCCGCGAAGTGGCTCGAGGCGCGGGGTTTCGTGCTGCTGGGGAAGAACTGGCGCTGTGCGGCAGGCGAGATTGACCTGATCCTGCGCACCGGATCCACCACGGTGTTCGCGGAGGTGAAGACGCGCAGTTCGCTGGCGTACGGGCATCCCTTCGAGGCGATCACACGGGAGAAGCGTCTGCGGCTGCGTCGGCTGGCGGCGGAATGGTGCCACGCGAACGGGCCCGTGCCCGGTGAGGTGCGCATCGACGCGGTCGCCGTGCTCGACGCGTGGAGCGCGGCGCCGACCGTCGAGCACCTGCGCGGGGTGGCCTGA
- a CDS encoding tyrosine recombinase XerC: protein MELQAAIDGYARHLEVERGYSPQTVRAYRSDLAALRSFVASRGVGETSELTLDLYRDWLWDASQQGLARATLARRSAAARGFSAWVARSIDDPASQGVTPASATTTDHAAPASESGDRGPDPAARLRAPKAEKTLPRVITRAQMDGILTALAARAADGEPGAVRDVAVIELLYAAGIRVSELTGLDVDDVDLERLTLRVLGKGSKERVVPFGVPALAALRGYLARARPLLAAERSGPALFLGARGGRLGTRAVYQLVASLLADIPGGGPAGPHTLRHTAATHLLDGGADLRAVQEILGHASLGTTQIYTHVSAERLKETYRIAHPRA from the coding sequence GTGGAACTGCAGGCGGCCATCGACGGGTATGCGCGCCACCTCGAGGTGGAGCGCGGGTACTCGCCGCAGACCGTGCGGGCCTACCGGTCCGACCTCGCGGCCCTGCGGAGTTTCGTGGCCTCGCGCGGTGTCGGCGAGACGAGTGAGCTGACCCTCGATCTCTACCGTGACTGGCTCTGGGATGCGTCGCAGCAGGGGCTCGCGCGTGCAACGCTCGCACGGCGCTCCGCCGCCGCCCGCGGGTTCAGCGCCTGGGTGGCCCGCTCCATCGACGATCCGGCATCGCAGGGCGTCACACCGGCATCCGCCACGACCACTGACCACGCGGCCCCCGCGTCAGAGAGCGGCGACCGTGGCCCCGACCCCGCCGCGCGGCTGCGCGCGCCGAAGGCGGAGAAGACGCTGCCGCGGGTCATCACCCGCGCCCAGATGGACGGCATCCTGACGGCACTCGCCGCGCGGGCAGCGGACGGTGAGCCGGGCGCGGTTCGCGACGTCGCCGTGATCGAGCTGCTGTACGCGGCGGGGATCCGCGTGAGCGAGCTGACCGGGCTCGACGTGGACGACGTCGACCTGGAACGGCTGACCCTGCGCGTGCTCGGCAAGGGGTCGAAAGAGCGCGTCGTGCCGTTCGGCGTCCCGGCGCTCGCCGCGTTGCGCGGCTACCTCGCTCGTGCACGTCCTCTGCTCGCGGCCGAACGGTCCGGGCCGGCGCTCTTCCTCGGTGCGCGTGGCGGACGGCTCGGGACGCGCGCCGTGTACCAGCTGGTGGCGAGCCTGCTGGCCGACATCCCCGGCGGGGGGCCCGCGGGCCCGCACACCCTGCGGCACACCGCGGCCACCCACCTGCTCGACGGGGGAGCGGACCTGCGCGCCGTGCAGGAGATCCTCGGGCACGCCAGCCTGGGCACCACGCAGATCTACACGCACGTCTCGGCCGAGCGGCTCAAGGAGACCTACCGGATCGCGCATCCCCGCGCCTGA